From Anomalospiza imberbis isolate Cuckoo-Finch-1a 21T00152 chromosome 22, ASM3175350v1, whole genome shotgun sequence, a single genomic window includes:
- the HDAC7 gene encoding histone deacetylase 7 isoform X3: MSGDNKAAVTPCTSPRVPQAVPMDLRIGQRVVKPQDTALLALKQQQLQHQLFLASLHQQQVEQLAHQHVRVAMESPHREAEPGQQEQELRQILNKDKSKRSAVASTVVKQKLAEVILKKQQAALERTSNPPAAALPYRSLEPLEPEGPSPAMLSTFLSPVPSTSLDAPEHFPLRKTASEPNLKVRCKPRKCLDRRKNPLTRKESAPPSLKRRPPDAIDSSPSSSSTPVSGCSSPNDSLPAEHAALPAAPGVAHETPLAQRLMMQESSLAQFALQSAASLPAITLGLPATTGTRGDAERRALPSLAHRVPVLNGPVLPGTHSPVFIPASLEQHEAGSPLSPRLQPVIILEPSVTHAPLVAVPGLGTVPLSLVPAERLALPGHHKPLGRTRSEPLPPSPRAVQQHLLFQQHPAHFLRQPPHLGKRMAKSSEKPRLRQIPSSEDMEAEGSLPEAAAEAGDPSRARLEPPRPGSSAKEPERTQKMGQPQEELVLQQAFLWDSFQRVQQQLLKRQPLADPPVLPPGHRPLSRAQSSPATATVSLPAQDTKALALPVQEQPPKPHFTTGLVYDSVMLKHQCSCGDNSNHPEHAGRIQSIWSRLQERGLRSRCECLRGRKATLEELQCVHSERHVLLYGTNPLNRLKLDNGKLAGILSQRTFVMLPCGGVGVDSDTIWNELHSSNAARWAAGSVTELAFKVATRELKNGFAVVRPPGHHADPSTAMGFCFFNSVAIAARQLQQKGKLSKILIVDWDVHHGNGTQQIFYRDPEVLYISLHRHDDGNFFPGSGAADEVGAGPGEGFNVNVAWAGGLDPPMGDPEYLAAFRTVVMPIAHEFCPDVVLVSAGFDAAEGHPPPLGGYKVSAKCFGYMTKQLMSLAGGAVVLALEGGHDLTAICDASEACVSALLGHEPEPLPEDSLRQKPNANAVRSLEAVIQVQSKYWVAVQRFASKLGCSFLEAQHHEADEVETVTALASLSVAVMVEKRAQEEPMEQEEPMNQ, from the exons agcagcagcagctgcagcaccagctctTCCTGGCCAGCCTGCACCAGCAGCAAGTGGAGCAGCTCGCCCACCAGCACGTCAGG gTGGCCATGGAGTCCCCGCACCGCGAGGCTGAGCcgggccagcaggagcaggagctgcggCAGATCCTCAACAAGGACAAGAGCAAGCGGA GTGCCGTGGCCAGCACGGTGGTGAAGCAGAAGTTGGCCGAGGTCATCCTGAAGAAGCAACAGGCGGCTCTGGAGAGGACCAGCAACCCCCCCGCTGCAGCCCTGCCCTACAG gtccctggAGCCTCTGGAGCCCGAGGGTCCCTCCCCTGCCATGCTCAGCACATTCCTGTCCCCCGTGCCCAGCACTTCTCTCGACGCTCCCGAGCATTTTCCGCTGCGGAAAACAG cgtCCGAGCCCAACCTGAAGGTTCGGTGCAAGCCCAGGAAGTGCCTGGACCGGCGCAAGAACCCCCTGACCCGCAAGGAGAGCGCTCCCCCCTCGCTGAAGAGGCGCCCGCCCGACGCCATCG ACTcgtcccccagcagcagcagcacccccgTGTCGGGCTGCAGCTCTCCCAACGACAGCCTGCCCGCCGAGCACGCGGCGCTGCCCGCCGCCCCGGGCGTGGCCCACGAG ACGCCCCTGGCCCAGCGGCTGATGATGCAGGAGAGCTCCCTGGCCCAGTTTGCCCTGCAGAGCGCGGCCTCGCTGCCGGCCATCACCCTGGGCCTGCCGGCCACCACCGGCACCAGG GGCGATGCTGAGCGCCGGGcgctgcccagcctggctcacCGGGTGCCGGTGCTCAACGGGCCGGTGCTGCCGGGCACGCACTCGCCCGTCTTCATCCCggccagcctggagcagcacgAGGCCGGCAGCCCCCTGTCCCCTCGGCTGCAGCCCGTCATCATCCTCGAGCCCTCGGTCACCCACGCTCCGCTGGTGGCGG TGCCAGGCCTGGGGACCGTCCCCTTGTCCCTGGTGCCCGCGGAGCGCCTGGCGCTGCCGGGCCACCACAAGCCGCTGGGCCGGACCCGCTCGGAGCCGCTGCCGCCGAGCCCCAGGGCCgtgcagcagcacctgctcttccagcagcaccccGCGCACTTCCTCCGGCAGCCGCCGCACCTGGGCAAG CGCATGGCCAAGTCCAGCGAGAAGCCCCGGCTGCGGCAGATCCCGTCCTCGGAGGACATGGAGGCCGAGGGGAGCCTCCCGGAGGCCGCGGCCGAGGCTGGGGACCCCAGCCGGGCACGGCTggagcccccccggcccggcagcagcgcgAAGGAGCCCGAGAGGACGCAGAagatggggcagccccaggaggagctggtgctgcagcag gctTTCCTGTGGGATTCCTTCCAGcgggtgcagcagcagctcctcaagCGCCAGCCCTTGGCCGACCCCCCCGTGCTCCCCCCCGGCCACCGGCCCCTGTCCAGGGCCCAGTCGTCCCCGGCCACGGCCACCgtgtccctccctgcccaggacaccaaggcgctggccctgcccgtGCAGGAGCAGCCGCCCAAGCCACACTTCACCACAG ggctggttTACGACTCGGTGATGCTGAAGCACCAATGCTCCTGCGGGGACAACAGCAACCACCCCGAGCACGCCGGGAGGATCCAGAGCATCTGGTCCCGGCTGCAGGAGCGGGGCCTGCGCAGCCGCTGCGAG tgccTGCGGGGCCGCAAGGCcaccctggaggagctgcagtgcGTCCACAGCGAGCGCCACGTGCTGCTCTATGGCACCAACCCCCTCAACCGCCTCAAACTGGACAACGGCAAGCTGGCAG GGATCCTGTCGCAGAGGACGTTCGTGATGCTGCCCTGCGGAGGGGTGGGG GTGGACAGTGACACCATCTGGAACGAGCTGCACTCGTCCAACGCTGCCCGCTGGGCCGCTGGCAGCGTCACCGAGCTGGCCTTCAAGGTGGCCACCAGGGAGCTGAAG AATGGCTTTGCCGTGGTGCGGCCGCCCGGACACCACGCGGATCCTTCCACGGCCAT GGGGTTCTGCTTCTTTAACTCGGTGGCCATCgctgccaggcagctgcagcagaagggGAAACTCAGCAAGATCCTCATTGTGGACTGG GACGTTCACCACGGCAACGGGACCCAGCAGATTTTCTACAGGGACCCCGAGGTTCTCTACATCTCCCTGCACCGCCACGACGACGGCAACTTCTTCCCGGGCAGTGGCGCCGCCGACGAG GTGGGCGCTGGCCCCGGCGAGGGCTTCAATGTCAACgtggcctgggctggagggCTCGACCCCCCCATGGGGGACCCCGAGTACCTGGCTGCCTTCAG GACCGTGGTGATGCCCATCGCCCACGAGTTCTGCCCCGACGTGGTGCTGGTGTCGGCCGGCTTCGACGCAGCCGAGGGCCACCCGCCCCCCCTGGGGGGCTACAAAGTCTCTGCCAAGT GTTTTGGCTACATGACCAAGCAGCTGATGAGCCTGGCGGGGGGGGCCGTGGTGCTGGCGCTGGAGGGGGGGCACGACCTCACGGCCATTTGTGACGCGTCCGAGGCCTGCGTGTCCGCCCTGCTGGGCCACGAG CCGGAGCCGCTCCCCGAGGACAGCCTGAGGCAGAAGCCCAACGCCAACGCCGTGCGCTCGCTGGAGGCCGTGATCCAGGTCCAGA GTAAATACTGGGTGGCCGTGCAGCGCTTCGCCTCCAAGCTGGGCTGCTCCTTCCTCGAGGCCCAGCACCACGAGGCCGACGAGGTGGAGACGGTCACGGCCCTGGCGTCCCTCTCGGTGGCCGTGATGGTGGAGAAGAG GGCACAGGAGGAGCCgatggagcaggaggagcccaTGAACCAGTGA
- the HDAC7 gene encoding histone deacetylase 7 isoform X2 yields the protein MQGQSQAAVTPCTSPRVPQAVPMDLRIGQRVVKPQDTALLALKQQQLQHQLFLASLHQQQVEQLAHQHVRVAMESPHREAEPGQQEQELRQILNKDKSKRSAVASTVVKQKLAEVILKKQQAALERTSNPPAAALPYRSLEPLEPEGPSPAMLSTFLSPVPSTSLDAPEHFPLRKTASEPNLKVRCKPRKCLDRRKNPLTRKESAPPSLKRRPPDAIDSSPSSSSTPVSGCSSPNDSLPAEHAALPAAPGVAHETPLAQRLMMQESSLAQFALQSAASLPAITLGLPATTGTRGDAERRALPSLAHRVPVLNGPVLPGTHSPVFIPASLEQHEAGSPLSPRLQPVIILEPSVTHAPLVAVPGLGTVPLSLVPAERLALPGHHKPLGRTRSEPLPPSPRAVQQHLLFQQHPAHFLRQPPHLGKRMAKSSEKPRLRQIPSSEDMEAEGSLPEAAAEAGDPSRARLEPPRPGSSAKEPERTQKMGQPQEELVLQQAFLWDSFQRVQQQLLKRQPLADPPVLPPGHRPLSRAQSSPATATVSLPAQDTKALALPVQEQPPKPHFTTGLVYDSVMLKHQCSCGDNSNHPEHAGRIQSIWSRLQERGLRSRCECLRGRKATLEELQCVHSERHVLLYGTNPLNRLKLDNGKLAGILSQRTFVMLPCGGVGVDSDTIWNELHSSNAARWAAGSVTELAFKVATRELKNGFAVVRPPGHHADPSTAMGFCFFNSVAIAARQLQQKGKLSKILIVDWDVHHGNGTQQIFYRDPEVLYISLHRHDDGNFFPGSGAADEVGAGPGEGFNVNVAWAGGLDPPMGDPEYLAAFRTVVMPIAHEFCPDVVLVSAGFDAAEGHPPPLGGYKVSAKCFGYMTKQLMSLAGGAVVLALEGGHDLTAICDASEACVSALLGHEPEPLPEDSLRQKPNANAVRSLEAVIQVQSKYWVAVQRFASKLGCSFLEAQHHEADEVETVTALASLSVAVMVEKRAQEEPMEQEEPMNQ from the exons agcagcagcagctgcagcaccagctctTCCTGGCCAGCCTGCACCAGCAGCAAGTGGAGCAGCTCGCCCACCAGCACGTCAGG gTGGCCATGGAGTCCCCGCACCGCGAGGCTGAGCcgggccagcaggagcaggagctgcggCAGATCCTCAACAAGGACAAGAGCAAGCGGA GTGCCGTGGCCAGCACGGTGGTGAAGCAGAAGTTGGCCGAGGTCATCCTGAAGAAGCAACAGGCGGCTCTGGAGAGGACCAGCAACCCCCCCGCTGCAGCCCTGCCCTACAG gtccctggAGCCTCTGGAGCCCGAGGGTCCCTCCCCTGCCATGCTCAGCACATTCCTGTCCCCCGTGCCCAGCACTTCTCTCGACGCTCCCGAGCATTTTCCGCTGCGGAAAACAG cgtCCGAGCCCAACCTGAAGGTTCGGTGCAAGCCCAGGAAGTGCCTGGACCGGCGCAAGAACCCCCTGACCCGCAAGGAGAGCGCTCCCCCCTCGCTGAAGAGGCGCCCGCCCGACGCCATCG ACTcgtcccccagcagcagcagcacccccgTGTCGGGCTGCAGCTCTCCCAACGACAGCCTGCCCGCCGAGCACGCGGCGCTGCCCGCCGCCCCGGGCGTGGCCCACGAG ACGCCCCTGGCCCAGCGGCTGATGATGCAGGAGAGCTCCCTGGCCCAGTTTGCCCTGCAGAGCGCGGCCTCGCTGCCGGCCATCACCCTGGGCCTGCCGGCCACCACCGGCACCAGG GGCGATGCTGAGCGCCGGGcgctgcccagcctggctcacCGGGTGCCGGTGCTCAACGGGCCGGTGCTGCCGGGCACGCACTCGCCCGTCTTCATCCCggccagcctggagcagcacgAGGCCGGCAGCCCCCTGTCCCCTCGGCTGCAGCCCGTCATCATCCTCGAGCCCTCGGTCACCCACGCTCCGCTGGTGGCGG TGCCAGGCCTGGGGACCGTCCCCTTGTCCCTGGTGCCCGCGGAGCGCCTGGCGCTGCCGGGCCACCACAAGCCGCTGGGCCGGACCCGCTCGGAGCCGCTGCCGCCGAGCCCCAGGGCCgtgcagcagcacctgctcttccagcagcaccccGCGCACTTCCTCCGGCAGCCGCCGCACCTGGGCAAG CGCATGGCCAAGTCCAGCGAGAAGCCCCGGCTGCGGCAGATCCCGTCCTCGGAGGACATGGAGGCCGAGGGGAGCCTCCCGGAGGCCGCGGCCGAGGCTGGGGACCCCAGCCGGGCACGGCTggagcccccccggcccggcagcagcgcgAAGGAGCCCGAGAGGACGCAGAagatggggcagccccaggaggagctggtgctgcagcag gctTTCCTGTGGGATTCCTTCCAGcgggtgcagcagcagctcctcaagCGCCAGCCCTTGGCCGACCCCCCCGTGCTCCCCCCCGGCCACCGGCCCCTGTCCAGGGCCCAGTCGTCCCCGGCCACGGCCACCgtgtccctccctgcccaggacaccaaggcgctggccctgcccgtGCAGGAGCAGCCGCCCAAGCCACACTTCACCACAG ggctggttTACGACTCGGTGATGCTGAAGCACCAATGCTCCTGCGGGGACAACAGCAACCACCCCGAGCACGCCGGGAGGATCCAGAGCATCTGGTCCCGGCTGCAGGAGCGGGGCCTGCGCAGCCGCTGCGAG tgccTGCGGGGCCGCAAGGCcaccctggaggagctgcagtgcGTCCACAGCGAGCGCCACGTGCTGCTCTATGGCACCAACCCCCTCAACCGCCTCAAACTGGACAACGGCAAGCTGGCAG GGATCCTGTCGCAGAGGACGTTCGTGATGCTGCCCTGCGGAGGGGTGGGG GTGGACAGTGACACCATCTGGAACGAGCTGCACTCGTCCAACGCTGCCCGCTGGGCCGCTGGCAGCGTCACCGAGCTGGCCTTCAAGGTGGCCACCAGGGAGCTGAAG AATGGCTTTGCCGTGGTGCGGCCGCCCGGACACCACGCGGATCCTTCCACGGCCAT GGGGTTCTGCTTCTTTAACTCGGTGGCCATCgctgccaggcagctgcagcagaagggGAAACTCAGCAAGATCCTCATTGTGGACTGG GACGTTCACCACGGCAACGGGACCCAGCAGATTTTCTACAGGGACCCCGAGGTTCTCTACATCTCCCTGCACCGCCACGACGACGGCAACTTCTTCCCGGGCAGTGGCGCCGCCGACGAG GTGGGCGCTGGCCCCGGCGAGGGCTTCAATGTCAACgtggcctgggctggagggCTCGACCCCCCCATGGGGGACCCCGAGTACCTGGCTGCCTTCAG GACCGTGGTGATGCCCATCGCCCACGAGTTCTGCCCCGACGTGGTGCTGGTGTCGGCCGGCTTCGACGCAGCCGAGGGCCACCCGCCCCCCCTGGGGGGCTACAAAGTCTCTGCCAAGT GTTTTGGCTACATGACCAAGCAGCTGATGAGCCTGGCGGGGGGGGCCGTGGTGCTGGCGCTGGAGGGGGGGCACGACCTCACGGCCATTTGTGACGCGTCCGAGGCCTGCGTGTCCGCCCTGCTGGGCCACGAG CCGGAGCCGCTCCCCGAGGACAGCCTGAGGCAGAAGCCCAACGCCAACGCCGTGCGCTCGCTGGAGGCCGTGATCCAGGTCCAGA GTAAATACTGGGTGGCCGTGCAGCGCTTCGCCTCCAAGCTGGGCTGCTCCTTCCTCGAGGCCCAGCACCACGAGGCCGACGAGGTGGAGACGGTCACGGCCCTGGCGTCCCTCTCGGTGGCCGTGATGGTGGAGAAGAG GGCACAGGAGGAGCCgatggagcaggaggagcccaTGAACCAGTGA
- the HDAC7 gene encoding histone deacetylase 7 isoform X5, with product MDLRIGQRVVKPQDTALLALKQQQLQHQLFLASLHQQQVEQLAHQHVRVAMESPHREAEPGQQEQELRQILNKDKSKRSAVASTVVKQKLAEVILKKQQAALERTSNPPAAALPYRSLEPLEPEGPSPAMLSTFLSPVPSTSLDAPEHFPLRKTASEPNLKVRCKPRKCLDRRKNPLTRKESAPPSLKRRPPDAIDSSPSSSSTPVSGCSSPNDSLPAEHAALPAAPGVAHETPLAQRLMMQESSLAQFALQSAASLPAITLGLPATTGTRGDAERRALPSLAHRVPVLNGPVLPGTHSPVFIPASLEQHEAGSPLSPRLQPVIILEPSVTHAPLVAVPGLGTVPLSLVPAERLALPGHHKPLGRTRSEPLPPSPRAVQQHLLFQQHPAHFLRQPPHLGKRMAKSSEKPRLRQIPSSEDMEAEGSLPEAAAEAGDPSRARLEPPRPGSSAKEPERTQKMGQPQEELVLQQAFLWDSFQRVQQQLLKRQPLADPPVLPPGHRPLSRAQSSPATATVSLPAQDTKALALPVQEQPPKPHFTTGLVYDSVMLKHQCSCGDNSNHPEHAGRIQSIWSRLQERGLRSRCECLRGRKATLEELQCVHSERHVLLYGTNPLNRLKLDNGKLAGILSQRTFVMLPCGGVGVDSDTIWNELHSSNAARWAAGSVTELAFKVATRELKNGFAVVRPPGHHADPSTAMGFCFFNSVAIAARQLQQKGKLSKILIVDWDVHHGNGTQQIFYRDPEVLYISLHRHDDGNFFPGSGAADEVGAGPGEGFNVNVAWAGGLDPPMGDPEYLAAFRTVVMPIAHEFCPDVVLVSAGFDAAEGHPPPLGGYKVSAKCFGYMTKQLMSLAGGAVVLALEGGHDLTAICDASEACVSALLGHEPEPLPEDSLRQKPNANAVRSLEAVIQVQSKYWVAVQRFASKLGCSFLEAQHHEADEVETVTALASLSVAVMVEKRAQEEPMEQEEPMNQ from the exons agcagcagcagctgcagcaccagctctTCCTGGCCAGCCTGCACCAGCAGCAAGTGGAGCAGCTCGCCCACCAGCACGTCAGG gTGGCCATGGAGTCCCCGCACCGCGAGGCTGAGCcgggccagcaggagcaggagctgcggCAGATCCTCAACAAGGACAAGAGCAAGCGGA GTGCCGTGGCCAGCACGGTGGTGAAGCAGAAGTTGGCCGAGGTCATCCTGAAGAAGCAACAGGCGGCTCTGGAGAGGACCAGCAACCCCCCCGCTGCAGCCCTGCCCTACAG gtccctggAGCCTCTGGAGCCCGAGGGTCCCTCCCCTGCCATGCTCAGCACATTCCTGTCCCCCGTGCCCAGCACTTCTCTCGACGCTCCCGAGCATTTTCCGCTGCGGAAAACAG cgtCCGAGCCCAACCTGAAGGTTCGGTGCAAGCCCAGGAAGTGCCTGGACCGGCGCAAGAACCCCCTGACCCGCAAGGAGAGCGCTCCCCCCTCGCTGAAGAGGCGCCCGCCCGACGCCATCG ACTcgtcccccagcagcagcagcacccccgTGTCGGGCTGCAGCTCTCCCAACGACAGCCTGCCCGCCGAGCACGCGGCGCTGCCCGCCGCCCCGGGCGTGGCCCACGAG ACGCCCCTGGCCCAGCGGCTGATGATGCAGGAGAGCTCCCTGGCCCAGTTTGCCCTGCAGAGCGCGGCCTCGCTGCCGGCCATCACCCTGGGCCTGCCGGCCACCACCGGCACCAGG GGCGATGCTGAGCGCCGGGcgctgcccagcctggctcacCGGGTGCCGGTGCTCAACGGGCCGGTGCTGCCGGGCACGCACTCGCCCGTCTTCATCCCggccagcctggagcagcacgAGGCCGGCAGCCCCCTGTCCCCTCGGCTGCAGCCCGTCATCATCCTCGAGCCCTCGGTCACCCACGCTCCGCTGGTGGCGG TGCCAGGCCTGGGGACCGTCCCCTTGTCCCTGGTGCCCGCGGAGCGCCTGGCGCTGCCGGGCCACCACAAGCCGCTGGGCCGGACCCGCTCGGAGCCGCTGCCGCCGAGCCCCAGGGCCgtgcagcagcacctgctcttccagcagcaccccGCGCACTTCCTCCGGCAGCCGCCGCACCTGGGCAAG CGCATGGCCAAGTCCAGCGAGAAGCCCCGGCTGCGGCAGATCCCGTCCTCGGAGGACATGGAGGCCGAGGGGAGCCTCCCGGAGGCCGCGGCCGAGGCTGGGGACCCCAGCCGGGCACGGCTggagcccccccggcccggcagcagcgcgAAGGAGCCCGAGAGGACGCAGAagatggggcagccccaggaggagctggtgctgcagcag gctTTCCTGTGGGATTCCTTCCAGcgggtgcagcagcagctcctcaagCGCCAGCCCTTGGCCGACCCCCCCGTGCTCCCCCCCGGCCACCGGCCCCTGTCCAGGGCCCAGTCGTCCCCGGCCACGGCCACCgtgtccctccctgcccaggacaccaaggcgctggccctgcccgtGCAGGAGCAGCCGCCCAAGCCACACTTCACCACAG ggctggttTACGACTCGGTGATGCTGAAGCACCAATGCTCCTGCGGGGACAACAGCAACCACCCCGAGCACGCCGGGAGGATCCAGAGCATCTGGTCCCGGCTGCAGGAGCGGGGCCTGCGCAGCCGCTGCGAG tgccTGCGGGGCCGCAAGGCcaccctggaggagctgcagtgcGTCCACAGCGAGCGCCACGTGCTGCTCTATGGCACCAACCCCCTCAACCGCCTCAAACTGGACAACGGCAAGCTGGCAG GGATCCTGTCGCAGAGGACGTTCGTGATGCTGCCCTGCGGAGGGGTGGGG GTGGACAGTGACACCATCTGGAACGAGCTGCACTCGTCCAACGCTGCCCGCTGGGCCGCTGGCAGCGTCACCGAGCTGGCCTTCAAGGTGGCCACCAGGGAGCTGAAG AATGGCTTTGCCGTGGTGCGGCCGCCCGGACACCACGCGGATCCTTCCACGGCCAT GGGGTTCTGCTTCTTTAACTCGGTGGCCATCgctgccaggcagctgcagcagaagggGAAACTCAGCAAGATCCTCATTGTGGACTGG GACGTTCACCACGGCAACGGGACCCAGCAGATTTTCTACAGGGACCCCGAGGTTCTCTACATCTCCCTGCACCGCCACGACGACGGCAACTTCTTCCCGGGCAGTGGCGCCGCCGACGAG GTGGGCGCTGGCCCCGGCGAGGGCTTCAATGTCAACgtggcctgggctggagggCTCGACCCCCCCATGGGGGACCCCGAGTACCTGGCTGCCTTCAG GACCGTGGTGATGCCCATCGCCCACGAGTTCTGCCCCGACGTGGTGCTGGTGTCGGCCGGCTTCGACGCAGCCGAGGGCCACCCGCCCCCCCTGGGGGGCTACAAAGTCTCTGCCAAGT GTTTTGGCTACATGACCAAGCAGCTGATGAGCCTGGCGGGGGGGGCCGTGGTGCTGGCGCTGGAGGGGGGGCACGACCTCACGGCCATTTGTGACGCGTCCGAGGCCTGCGTGTCCGCCCTGCTGGGCCACGAG CCGGAGCCGCTCCCCGAGGACAGCCTGAGGCAGAAGCCCAACGCCAACGCCGTGCGCTCGCTGGAGGCCGTGATCCAGGTCCAGA GTAAATACTGGGTGGCCGTGCAGCGCTTCGCCTCCAAGCTGGGCTGCTCCTTCCTCGAGGCCCAGCACCACGAGGCCGACGAGGTGGAGACGGTCACGGCCCTGGCGTCCCTCTCGGTGGCCGTGATGGTGGAGAAGAG GGCACAGGAGGAGCCgatggagcaggaggagcccaTGAACCAGTGA